One Apodemus sylvaticus chromosome 14, mApoSyl1.1, whole genome shotgun sequence DNA window includes the following coding sequences:
- the LOC127664694 gene encoding serpin B6 isoform X4 yields the protein MGTARSRPGCCAGAQGYRLSIMDPLREANGTFALNLLKILGEDSSKNVFFSPMSISSALAMVFMGAKGTTASQMSQALSLDKCRGNGDGDVHQGFQSLLTEVNKSGTQYLLRTANRLFGEKTCDLLASFKDSCLKFYEAEMEELDFMGATEQSRQHINTWVAKKTEDKIKELLSPGTVNSDTLLILVNAIYFKGRWEEEFNKEDTREMPFKVSKDEKKPVQMMFKKSKFKMTYIGEIFTRILLLPYVGNELNMIIMLPDEHIELSTVEKEITYKNFVEWTRLDKMDEEEVEVFLPKFKLEENYEMKDVLCKLGMTDAFEAGRADFSGMSSKQGLFLSKAIHKAFVEVNEEGTEAAAATAAIMMLRCMRFTPRFCADRPFLFFIQHVKTNGILFCGRLSSP from the exons GCTCAGCATCATGGATCCTCTACGGGAAGCCAATGGCACCTTTGCCTTAAACCTTTTGAAAATACTGGGCGAAGACAGctcaaaaaatgtatttttctcacCCATGagcatctcctcagccctggcCATGGTCTTCATGGGGGCAAAAGGAACAACTGCAAGCCAGATGAGTCAG GCACTGTCTTTGGATAaatgcagaggcaatggagatGGAGACGTCCACCAGGGCTTCCAGTCACTTCTCACCGAAGTGAACAAGTCTGGCACACAGTACTTGCTCAGAACAGCCAACAGGCTCTTCGGGGAGAAGACTTGTGATCTTTTAGCA TCTTTTAAAGATTCCTGCCTCAAGTTCTACGAAGCAGAGATGGAAGAGCTGGACTTTATGGGTGCTACAGAGCAGTCCCGGCAGCACATCAACACCTGGGTAGCCAAAAAGACAGAAG ataaaatcaAAGAGCTGCTGTCTCCAGGTACTGTGAATTCAGACACATTGCTAATCCTTGTGAATGCCATCTACTTCAAAGGAAGGTGGGAGGAAGAGTTTAACAAAGAGGACACCAGGGAGATGCCATTCAAAGTCAGCAAG GATGAGAAGAAACCTGTGCAAATGATGTTTAAGAAGTCTAAGTTTAAGATGACCTATATTGGAGAGATATTCACTAGGATTCTGTTGCTTCCCTATGTCGGCAATGAGCTGAACATGATCATCATGCTTCCAGACGAACACATTGAACTGAGTACG GTGGAAAAGGAAATAACTTACAAGAATTTTGTAGAGTGGACGAGGCTGGACAAGATGGACGAAGAAGAGGTAGAAGTATTTCTCCCAAAGTTTAAACTGGAGGAGAACTATGAAATGAAGGATGTCCTCTGCAAGCTGGGCATGACTGATGCCTTTGAGGCAGGCAGGGCAGACTTTTCTGGAATGTCTTCCAAGCAAGGCTTGTTTCTGTCCAAGGCCATACATAAGGCCTTTGTGGAGGTGAATGAGGAGGGTACAGAGGCTGCAGCTGCTACAGCGGCCATCATGATGCTGAGATGCATGAGGTTCACTCCTCGCTTCTGTGCCGACCgccccttccttttcttcattcagCATGTTAAGACCAATGGGATTCTGTTCTGTGGCCGGCTCTCCTCTCCCTGA
- the LOC127664694 gene encoding serpin B6 isoform X3 → MDPLREANGTFALNLLKILGEDSSKNVFFSPMSISSALAMVFMGAKGTTASQMSQALSLDKCRGNGDGDVHQGFQSLLTEVNKSGTQYLLRTANRLFGEKTCDLLASFKDSCLKFYEAEMEELDFMGATEQSRQHINTWVAKKTEDKIKELLSPGTVNSDTLLILVNAIYFKGRWEEEFNKEDTREMPFKVSKDEKKPVQMMFKKSKFKMTYIGEIFTRILLLPYVGNELNMIIMLPDEHIELSTVEKEITYKNFVEWTRLDKMDEEEVEVFLPKFKLEENYEMKDVLCKLGMTDAFEAGRADFSGMSSKQGLFLSKAIHKAFVEVNEEGTEAAAATAAIMMLRCMRFTPRFCADRPFLFFIQHVKTNGILFCGRLSSP, encoded by the exons ATGGATCCTCTACGGGAAGCCAATGGCACCTTTGCCTTAAACCTTTTGAAAATACTGGGCGAAGACAGctcaaaaaatgtatttttctcacCCATGagcatctcctcagccctggcCATGGTCTTCATGGGGGCAAAAGGAACAACTGCAAGCCAGATGAGTCAG GCACTGTCTTTGGATAaatgcagaggcaatggagatGGAGACGTCCACCAGGGCTTCCAGTCACTTCTCACCGAAGTGAACAAGTCTGGCACACAGTACTTGCTCAGAACAGCCAACAGGCTCTTCGGGGAGAAGACTTGTGATCTTTTAGCA TCTTTTAAAGATTCCTGCCTCAAGTTCTACGAAGCAGAGATGGAAGAGCTGGACTTTATGGGTGCTACAGAGCAGTCCCGGCAGCACATCAACACCTGGGTAGCCAAAAAGACAGAAG ataaaatcaAAGAGCTGCTGTCTCCAGGTACTGTGAATTCAGACACATTGCTAATCCTTGTGAATGCCATCTACTTCAAAGGAAGGTGGGAGGAAGAGTTTAACAAAGAGGACACCAGGGAGATGCCATTCAAAGTCAGCAAG GATGAGAAGAAACCTGTGCAAATGATGTTTAAGAAGTCTAAGTTTAAGATGACCTATATTGGAGAGATATTCACTAGGATTCTGTTGCTTCCCTATGTCGGCAATGAGCTGAACATGATCATCATGCTTCCAGACGAACACATTGAACTGAGTACG GTGGAAAAGGAAATAACTTACAAGAATTTTGTAGAGTGGACGAGGCTGGACAAGATGGACGAAGAAGAGGTAGAAGTATTTCTCCCAAAGTTTAAACTGGAGGAGAACTATGAAATGAAGGATGTCCTCTGCAAGCTGGGCATGACTGATGCCTTTGAGGCAGGCAGGGCAGACTTTTCTGGAATGTCTTCCAAGCAAGGCTTGTTTCTGTCCAAGGCCATACATAAGGCCTTTGTGGAGGTGAATGAGGAGGGTACAGAGGCTGCAGCTGCTACAGCGGCCATCATGATGCTGAGATGCATGAGGTTCACTCCTCGCTTCTGTGCCGACCgccccttccttttcttcattcagCATGTTAAGACCAATGGGATTCTGTTCTGTGGCCGGCTCTCCTCTCCCTGA